In Gemmatimonadaceae bacterium, a single window of DNA contains:
- a CDS encoding protein kinase yields MSTPLERLKDAFAGQYEITSEVGSGGMATVYLARDLKHDRQVAIKVLRPELAAALGPDRFPREIRIVAQLSHPHVLPLHDSGEVAGFLYYVMPYVDGESLRAKVEREGQLPVHDAVRILREVADALAYAHEHGVMHRDIKPDNVMLSGRHALVMDFGVAKAVSKAAGDKLTTVGVAVGTPTYMSPEQATGEEHIDHRSDIYSLGVLGYELLAGEPPFQGKSAQVILSAHVLEKPKSVSEIRKAVSPVLADLIARCMEKNPADRPQTAEEVLLELEALATPSGGVTPTTTRPMRATKAKAPAAGTRMRNALVGVAIALALVLGGFGAWATLGNAAPGPERLAVLPLTDVSGQDGEVVTVLVNQLGVALGQVSGVTVAPPSAVNPYKTAPKPLDEMARDLNVGAFLEGNVFRSGQRLRVTLQLTNPHSIGQFWAGSYDIDLTADVLEAVDKVIPDIVNGIRTRLQTPTT; encoded by the coding sequence CCGAGATCTCAAGCACGATCGCCAGGTGGCCATCAAGGTCCTGCGGCCGGAGCTCGCCGCGGCACTCGGCCCCGACCGCTTCCCGCGCGAGATTCGCATCGTCGCGCAGCTGTCACACCCGCACGTGCTGCCCTTGCACGACTCCGGCGAGGTGGCGGGTTTCCTCTACTATGTGATGCCGTACGTGGACGGCGAGTCGCTGCGCGCCAAGGTCGAGCGCGAGGGACAGCTGCCCGTGCACGACGCCGTGCGCATCCTCCGGGAGGTCGCCGACGCGCTGGCCTACGCGCACGAGCACGGCGTGATGCATCGCGACATCAAGCCCGACAACGTGATGCTCTCGGGCCGCCACGCGCTGGTGATGGATTTCGGCGTGGCCAAGGCCGTGAGCAAGGCGGCCGGCGACAAGCTCACCACGGTGGGCGTGGCCGTGGGCACGCCGACGTATATGTCCCCGGAGCAAGCGACGGGCGAGGAGCACATCGACCATCGCTCCGACATCTACTCGCTCGGCGTGCTGGGCTACGAGCTGCTCGCTGGCGAACCGCCTTTCCAGGGCAAGTCCGCGCAGGTCATCCTCTCGGCGCACGTGCTGGAGAAGCCGAAGTCCGTCTCGGAGATCCGCAAGGCCGTGTCGCCGGTGTTGGCCGATTTGATTGCGCGCTGCATGGAGAAGAATCCGGCAGACCGGCCACAGACCGCCGAGGAAGTGCTGCTGGAGCTGGAGGCGTTGGCGACGCCGAGTGGTGGCGTGACGCCGACGACGACGCGGCCGATGCGCGCGACCAAGGCCAAGGCGCCCGCGGCTGGCACGCGGATGCGGAATGCACTCGTAGGCGTGGCGATCGCGTTGGCGCTCGTGCTTGGCGGCTTTGGGGCCTGGGCCACGCTCGGCAATGCTGCGCCGGGCCCAGAGCGACTGGCCGTGCTCCCGCTCACGGACGTCTCCGGTCAGGACGGCGAGGTCGTGACGGTGCTTGTGAACCAACTCGGCGTGGCGCTCGGGCAGGTCAGCGGCGTCACGGTCGCCCCGCCGTCCGCCGTGAATCCCTACAAGACGGCGCCCAAGCCGCTCGATGAGATGGCGCGCGACTTGAACGTCGGCGCGTTCCTCGAGGGGAATGTGTTTCGCTCGGGCCAGCGGCTGCGGGTGACGCTGCAGCTGACCAATCCGCACTCGATCGGCCAGTTCTGGGCCGGGAGCTATGACATCGATCTCACCGCCGACGTGCTGGAGGCGGTGGACAAGGTCATCCCCGACATCGTGAACGGCATTCGCACGCGTCTACAGACACCGACCACTTAA